The Ranitomeya imitator isolate aRanImi1 chromosome 3, aRanImi1.pri, whole genome shotgun sequence genome has a window encoding:
- the LOC138670229 gene encoding uncharacterized protein codes for MSNRVEFIRDFIEIYQSFPCLWKIKSPEYCNREKRREGYLQLIELYNRQAPDEAANEAVIKKKIQALRTVWRKELNKVLQTTRSGASTEEVYVPKLWYFEHLNFLRDQEVPRTSTCLRLLAPVEPIVSENHAEQESQGQQDDSAQESTLDCSQDCTTTDLVEAAPARTQSRQGPRKRKATSDASNELLSLAKKVLTRNVSPALEGFGHYVVDKLAKMDDNQRILAERLILEAVNKGTDGDLDKNTCLVSSRPIQRTEPSNFNGWSQGQTSMRHNPHVSHFGQPPPNNSYTPIPLHMASPIRHQNFQPEQSSYHNL; via the exons atgtcaaatcgtgtggagttcatcagggatttcatcgagatttatcagtcttttccctgcctctggaaaataaaatctcctgagtattgtaacagggaaaagaggagggagggttacttacagctcattgagctttacaatcgtcaggcaccagatgaggcagctaacgaagcagttattaaaaagaaaatccaggcgctccgcacggtgtggaggaaggagctgaacaaggttcttcagactacaaggtccggagcttccactgaagaagtttatgtgccaaaactgtggtattttgagcatcttaattttctgagggaccaagaggtgccacggacttcaacgtgtcttcgattgttggcacctgtggaaccaatagtttcggagaaccacgccgagcaggagtcacaagggcaacaa gatgacagtgcgcaggagagtacactagactgttcacaggactgcacaacaacagatttagtggaggctgcacctgccaggactcaatcgaggcaaggtccaagaaaacggaaagccacctcagacgcctcaaatgaactattgagcctggcaaagaaggtgttgacaagaaatgttagccctgcgttagaggggtttggacactatgtggttgacaaactggccaaaatggacgacaaccaaagaatactagcagagcgtctgattctggaagcagtaaacaagggtactgatggcgatttggacaagaacacttgtttggtctcttcccggccaatacagcggacagagccatcaaatttcaatggttggtcacagggtcagacatcgatgcgacacaatcctcacgtttcccacttcggccagccaccccctaataactcctacacgccaatacctttacatatggcttcgcccatcaggcaccaaaattttcagccggaacaatcgtcgtatcataatttgtga